In Heteronotia binoei isolate CCM8104 ecotype False Entrance Well chromosome 1, APGP_CSIRO_Hbin_v1, whole genome shotgun sequence, the genomic window GTAGCGTATATCTTGTAATCTACATTCAATAAAGAGATAGGTCGGTAGTTCTTTATTTCTTGTGGGTCCGTTCCTTCCTTATGTATCAGAGAAATCACTGCCTCTCTCCATGATGCAGGTATAACGGCCGAGTCTTGAATTGCTTCAATTACGTTTTTATATGGAATCAATAGGGATTCTTCGAATATTTTAAAGAATTCGGTTGGTAAACCATCTGGGCCAGGCATTTTattgcttttctgttttttttattgCTTCACAAATTTCATGAGTGGAGATCGATTCCTCTAATGTTTTCTTCTGTGTTTCTGTTAATTGTTGTATTCGGGCTTCTTGAATGTATTCTGACTGGAGTTCTTCAGGAATCTTACGTTCATTGTAGAGGTTCTGGTAGAAATTTTGGATAATTACTTGCATTTGCGACATTTTAGAGACCTCCTCATTCGCCTCGTTCTTAAGCGATCTAATAagtttcttctctctttcctttctcaacctgtatgccaaccatctaccaggtttatttgcactttcaaagtaattttgtttCGCCCATTTCAGTTTTCTTTCCAATTCATCAGTAAGTAGGAGGTTGATTTCATGTTGTATGGCGTATACTCTTAATTTGGTTTCTTCTGAGCTTCTTGTTTTTTGCTGTTGCTCTTGTTTACTTAGTTCTGATATTAGATCATTATAGGctttcattctttccttctttctttttgctaGATAGCCTATTGCGATTCCCCTAAAAAAGGCCTTGAAGGCGTCCAATATGATAGGCATCGGCGTGTCCTGCCTCCGATTAAGTTCAAAGAACGTTTTAATCTCATTCTTCGCTTTTTCTATAAAGGGTTCTTCTTTTAAGATTTGGAGATTCAACGTCCATCGGGTCTTGGGGCGAAGGTCGTCTAAAATTATTTGCACAGGATTGTGGTCTGCATAGGTTTTGGGTAGTATATGTGCTTGGGTTACCGACAACCCTAAGGTAGCAGACATCCAGCATGTATCTATCCGCGACCAACATTTGTGAACATGCGAAAAGTAGGTGAAGTCACTAGTTCGTGGGTTTTTTGTTCTCCAAATGTCGATTAAATTAAACTCatccacaatttttaaaaaggacccAGGTAGCAAATTTCGAGGTTTCTTCGCTTTAGTGTTTTCATATTTTTTATCTTTGGTTGCATCTAGAACTGCATTGTAGTCCCCTACAATACAGAATTTCTCAGAGTCATATTCAAGCAGTTTGGAGTGCAATTTTGAGTAGAACTCTTCCTGAGCATTGTTTGGTGCATATATATTACCAAAAattattttttctccttttatttctatttctataaGTACTATTCTGCCTTGATCATCACTATACAGCAACCTGGATTGCACGTTTTTTTGTACGTAGATAGCAACTCCTTTTTTTCCCAGATGCACATGAATGGTAAAGTTGGCCAAATTTCTTGTTATGCAGAAGTTTTAAATTCTCTTCTTTGATGTGGGTTTCCTGTAGGCATATTATTTGTGATTTGGTCTTTTGTAATTGTAGGAagatctttctccttttttttggTTCGTTCAGGCCGTTTACGTTGACCGAAATAATCTGTAGCCCAGATGTAGCCATCATTCAGTTTTTGAGTTTTTTCCAAGGCTCTGTTCTTTTAGCAATTGCAGTCTGGTCTTGATCCTTCCACCATTCCTTTTCTGCTCATCACTAGAGCCTGGAGCTCTGGAGCTTCAGAAATGAAAAATGAGTTCAGCCAAGGTACTGACTGTTTAAAGGGGGAGATTGAATACTTAAAAACAGAACTGGGAAACTCCAGGGAACTGCTGAACCAATGCAGAAGTAGTTTGAACAAATGATGACgacaaggtccggccccttcctaGCCAAGCCGGCATTGCCGgcgtttaggctgggggccgttttgcctgcCCGGAAGGAGGGAGCGGCAGGATTGACGGCCCTGGCGCATCTGTGTGCTTCAGCAAGgcgtggtgtcggggctatataagccccgaccCCGCCCAGAGGTGCGCAGTTTCTTTCgggctctctgagggagagccacgTGCGGGGAACTGCGAAAGGAAAGCCTCAGAGCACCGTGGGACGTAGCGGAGAGGCTGCTTCGGGTCGAGCTCAACGTGGGCACGTGTGGTGGCTGGCAGGCGCAAGCAGCGGCGTACTCCGGCGTTTCCCGGCTTTGGGCGTGAGCGGGGCTTGAGGCGCCAGCGACGGCTGGCAGGCACAAGCGGCGGACAAATCCGGCGGTTCCCGGTTTTCTTGAGGAAGCAAGGGGtggtggtattttggggaaaggggtTGTGTGGGTGCTTGACTGGgtgtcgccccccccccaggacggGCGTTTGGAGGAGTGCTCCGTCAGCCCAGTGTTTTAGTGGGCTCGGGAAGGGGCATTTGTGAATGTCGGCTTCAAATGCTctcctcaactcccccccccccccacctatacCCAGGGTGGAGCCTGGACTGGGGTATTGCAGTTGGGTGCTCAAGGGGCTTTGTGTGCCCGGCTTCTGCCTGCTgctaccccccccctccattgttgCTTTCTGCTTCATTTTGTATCAGCCTTCCCaggacccgccccccccccccgctcaccacGTGGGAGGAGTGTGGCTGTGGTAATTTTGGTCCTGTTGGGAAGGTTTATTTGAAGGGGGTTGGCAGTGGGCGCACCCGGGTGTGCCAGTAGGACGACAGTATGGCACCAAAAAAAGGGCAGGGTAAACCCAAGGGCAAGCAACCTGCCCAACCCCCCCGGGGACGGGGACAGCAGCTTGGCCCCATTGAGGACCCGGGGCAAGAGACCCAAGTGAGaccccagccatctcatcttttgccatcacctccttcttttgccttctgtctttcccagcatcaggatcttctccagtgagtgctcccttctcatttggtggtcaaagtatttgaggcttcagcttcagcatctgactttccagggaacagtctgggttaatttcTTTTAGGATTGACCATCTCACTAAGAACTCCAAAATGCCACAGTGCAAAGTCCCCATCAATTAATGTGCAAGTGGCGGCTAAAACGTCAATGCCACCAACAGGCAGTTGAGCTCAGATGGTGTAAAAACCTGTTCATGGATTTCTCAACACGAAAATATGAACACTTGATCTAGTCTCTTCCTGGATCCATGTTGCTCTGGCATTTGCCTATGAGGAAATGTCCATTACAATTCTACTGCCTTCTTTTAATATACAGAGATTTGCATGCAAAAAAAGATACTAAAGACCAGATCCTGTGAATGAGTTTCATGTGCTTTAGAGAATCTCTACAGAACATTCTGCTGCTAAAACTTTAGTTCATACTGATCAACAGTTTTCAGTGGGTCCTTATGTAAATGGAAGCTTTAGCAGAAAAGGAAGCATGCAGAAAAGACTATATAGCACCCACAGAGCctattcacaggatccacactgAAATAATCTTGGGGCATTTTAACTATATAATCAACACTTTCAGCAGCTGATTTGAGGCTCCTAAAGCTAAGAACACTGTTTTAGCATCTGGCAGCAGTGAAGATTATATACAAAGGACCTATCAAAGTTCTTCACATCATTGTTCCCTTGCCACTTCATTTAATCCAGCAGTATCAAAATGCACACAGGGGACATACCTGTCATGAAGCTGGTATCTTTCTCGTACTTCTTCCAATACAATTCTCTTTGGTCCTTCTCCCCCAACTATGAAGTGTAGGTTTGGATACTTCTGACAAAGCTCAGGAATTATACCACTAAGCAAATCTATACCTGAGAAATAATTTAAGAAACAGATTGTTGATTTAGTAAAACAGCCAGTCATCTTCCtaataatgcaaaaaaaaaaaaagaagaacagGAAACTGTAGGCTTTTAataagtgttattttttttttttgcattgtaaaATCTCGTAACCATAAACAAAGAATTATCATTAGTAAACACTGGATTTCAGATTTATGATTAATGTTCGCTGAAGTCTAAAATTTACCTGTTCTAAAGATACAGTCCGTAAGGGATATATTACTGACACAGTAGATTAGCACTGCACCATTACCAATATCTATTAAACTAGAAGTccaatagtgcaatcctaaacagactaacacccttctaaatcaattgaagtcaatgggcttgtgAAAAGGCTGAAATCCTGCTTGCAACAATACTGTAAGTACAACAGCTGTGGGTCAAGAAGCACAGAGCCATCCTACAGTATGACTTGCCCAGTGGCAGCGGCAAGTATATAGAGAGATGAAAGCAGATCACAGTATCAGAAATTAGTAGCAGTTGTACAAAAGAAAAATGGTTTGAATAATTGCTGCCAACCAGCACTTACCCATGCTTTGTTAACCTGAAAGGTAAGGATTACAACCTTCCAGTACACAGCATTGGATTATGCACCATGTCGTATCACTATCAACTGTCAGGAGAATAAAAGGAAGGACTGAAAAGAGATGTCTGGTCTAGTTGGAAAAGACACTAGCCTTACACAAATCACTGCAGGTACAGGTTCTAAATGGAGTTTCTAGATCTTATATATACACAAGGTCTAGCTAGATGCAGGTGTCTTCATTTTCAACTGATCTTTCCAATCTGAGAAATACACCCCTTGTTTGCTCTTGCTACTCTATTAAGGTGCCCAGCTATTGAaagcatacattttaaaaagtatcatTGTGATCAAGCAGCTGCctccccactccacccccccTTCAGGTTTGCCTGGTGTCTACCTTGCTGTCTTTTAGCCATCTAACCAAAACATTTTTCATCCAGGCTTTTAATCAGAGGTTTCCTCTTTCCAGTTCTTTCCGGTCTGTTTTATGCGTAACTTTATGCTGTTTTTATCTCCAATGGGCTTGATTTCATATAGGGTAACTTATTCTAATTATAAGCTACCATTGGCAGGGCTCTGGAAAGGACACACACAAAGTGTCCTAAATGAGCCACACAATCCTACCATGTTGCTTGCAAGCCTCCACCCCCCAGCACCTGTATCAGAACCAGGCTCTAGACTTGTAAGTAAAGTGGGGCACCTACTAGGATTTAATCACTGTTCTGTCATGCAATAAAGGTTAAATGGCATTTCAATATGCAActaaatctcccccctcccccacccaaaaaTCTGATCATCTCCATAAATTGTGCAATACAGACATTTTTAAGAAAAACTCAGAATCTGGAAACAATTACCTTTTCTATATACAAGTCTGCTAACAACAACAATCGTTATTGTGTTGCTGTCCCGCTGAGATGGATCTGGAGTAAAGTCTGTGGGATCAACAGCATTAGGGATGACAGAAACTATCTCAGGATTCAGTGCTGCTCGCAACACAGTGTTCTCTTTGCTAGTGTAAGAAACACAAATGATGTGGTTTGTGTCACACAGAGACACAGTCAAGAGTTTATTTGTAAGCACCGAACTGACATCAGCAAATCCAAAAAGGGAATGGTCTGTAAAAACTGTTTGTAGTTGCATTGTCTTGGCGTGAAAGAGTGCATCGTGAGCCATAGCTGAAAATGAACTATGTGCATGGACAATGGTGACTCTCTCTCGTACAAATATATACCTGAGCAGAGGCATACTGTGGAAGAGAGTTGTTGCTGTAGATTGGTTGTACATTACTCTTAATGGCAAATAATAAACTTTTAGTCCATTGGTCAAGTAACGAATGCCTTTGCGGTCTTCATAAGCATGAGTGATAATGATAACTTTGTGTCCTCTTTCTATCAGGCACTGCGATAGTTGATAAATGTGGCTTTCTACTCCTCCCATATTTGGATAAAAAAAGTCAGACACCATGCATATTCTGTGAGCTCGATCTGTACATACAGGAGACTTATGACAGTTCAAAGTACAAGATGAAGTGGTAGAGAAACACTGCTTGTGATTCCCTCTTTTACAAGCCATATTAAGTTAGCTATCAGCACACTTGGAACCCATCCAATATAAGAATCGACCTGGTTCAGAACCTAGGAGAACAAAGAAAACATATGTCagtcaaactaaaaaaaaaaatgtaagagaTATTAGTGTTTTCATTCCTTTAAGCCCAAAGAACGCTTAGCGGATTTTAGGCTGCATTTCTGCAATATATTATGGCCTCTAAATTCcttcatacttaaaaaaaaaaaaaagtagaaagCAAAGACATCCTAGAACTATAACTTTCTACGCCCCTACTATAGTTGTGTAAGATACCACTGTGATAGTATTTTACAAAAGTTTTCTCCCAAACTTGTGTTACATTTCAGAGTAACATTCTCCCAAAGCAGAGTTCAGCAGTCATGGTTGCTCAATCTCAACAAGACAAATTCTCGATATTAAGGATCACAAGTTGCAAGTTAGTAAATGTGCCCTGGAGGTGCTATCAAGAGAACTGAGACTCATACATTTTGACTGAATATTAGGAAGACATCAAAGTTACTTTATAAGGTGTCTAATTACAATTTTCTTAAAAACAGGCTTGTGTTCCCTAGTTGGAGAGTGGCTACAGCAGGTGTCAGCGGCTCCCTCCACACCACCCAAGCCCAGCATCATCATGAGTGCTGCTGGTAGGTGTCCGAGCGTGGCCTCGCCTTGTTCCCTCCAGCTCCTACCACAGAAGGATGAAAAGGAGAGGGGGAGCTCCAGAGCCATTGAAGGGGCTGCAGTACAGGCCCCTCACTGAGAGGATGGAGGTCAAGGCAAGGGGAAGCAGAGCCAGGCTCAGACAGAGTTACTCCTCTCCTGCTTGCATTGATTGCCCCTGCCACTACTCACCATTTCAAGCAAGAGACCCTTTCCGTATCTGATTAGGCAATAGGGAATTTTTAAGGGAGGACGAGAGACCAACAATTGGGGGAGGGGTATGCATCTGTCTCCCATGAGCTTCAAGCACTTTGACCTGGATGTAGCTGGAGCAGAGATCTGGGCTCCATCTCCTCCTTGCCAGCTGCCCCTTCACTCTCCCCCCATCTCCCTTCTCACCTTTCTTTGCCCTCAGCTTCCCTGCTATTCCTCTCCTCTCTCCATCCCCAGTACAAAGGAATGGGAAATGCCAGATTTTTTGGCAAGGCAAGACTCAAGAGCAACAATCCAGGATGTGGGGGGGGAGccgcccagagcccgcttgcaggatagggcagggtataaatcaaaaaattaaattaaaattaaaggaAGAAATTGATCAAATCCCACAGGAACTGAATTTCTGAGCAAGTGCCCCTTTCTTCTCTTTTCCAAGACAATGCTATCTTAGTTTTGTTCCCGGGAAAACTGATTTATCTAAGGcacagggtgttgaactcatttgttaggagggctggatcggaCACAAATAGGAcgttgtggggccaggccatgtgtgtcttaAAATATGtgaggtagcagacatataaactttataaaggacactaaCACAATTAAAGACATGTTTCAACttaaatgcaaacatgcttaaatcttgcaatattttgtttaaaatggaaaagtgggggaaTAGTAAGatctggcaatgcaatttttaaaagaaaacatcaagaaaaacacatggatcacagcagaaactaaaaatataaaatgctctgagtctgagaaaacaatgaaatgtcattgcaagcttctctctcctcccaccGCCCccaccaggtctactcagattggcaatgtctctccagtataatatcctcctttggctgtgggttcctagaggccaggtccattcagcagaggcaagctggcttaaagcatcaaccctttattcgCAAGCAcataactccaggaagcatgagcttcagctgtctatataAGAATGCTGAAAGTGAAATGATCTCCACTCCAGTGAAACACACTGCAGCACAGTTgcaaggaaaatatgaaatggattttccattaaggtttctgggccctatctatctgggcagggaccttaatggaaaatccattccatgttttccttgcagcattcCTTCCTGTGTAGCCTGCTAAGACAAAacagaaaaggcagggaactgaaagagaGTTGGGTACTTTTGAGGACAgaagggagaaggggaagaaaagagcctcaGAGGGCTGATTAAAGTTCTGGATGGgatggttctggcccatgggccagacatttgacaccccctgATCTAAGgtctttagaaaaaaaaatgtgatggctGGTCAATGGATACTGTCCCAAGTAAAGCATATGCTGGCTCAAAGCCTTTCATGGTTGTCATCCCGTCTCCTTCCCATTTTGTCCTTTTCTCTGCACCAACTTTTGTAAGCCCTTCATGGATTACATGtatgtcccccccgcccccccccccccccccacatttcatTACAAACACCATTGTAATTTCTTTATGGGGCTTTCCTCTGTGCTGGAGCTATGTATTCTGAGTGCTTTGGTTTTGAATGAGGGGAGAAAGAACGCTGGTCATTTGGCAATGGCAGTTTCTCAGAAATGTTGATTCgtgaacagttttttttaaaaaaaacaaccgtatttttcggtccataagacgctccgggccataggacacaccttcctcctggggggcgatctgctgcctccacttccaatcccggcgcttcccccgtgcctgcctggctccagctctgcttccagcaagcgctgggatcgctccacactgcccccaccgcaaacccagcgcttcgcgagtgccggctgcagagggggcagcgtgcttcctccgtgcctggaTCCagctgacgcttacagcaagtgccaggatcactccctccgccctccaatcccagcgcttgctttaagtatcaaagctggagccaggcagacaggcacagagaaagcacgacgcc contains:
- the PIGA gene encoding phosphatidylinositol N-acetylglucosaminyltransferase subunit A yields the protein MACKRGNHKQCFSTTSSCTLNCHKSPVCTDRAHRICMVSDFFYPNMGGVESHIYQLSQCLIERGHKVIIITHAYEDRKGIRYLTNGLKVYYLPLRVMYNQSTATTLFHSMPLLRYIFVRERVTIVHAHSSFSAMAHDALFHAKTMQLQTVFTDHSLFGFADVSSVLTNKLLTVSLCDTNHIICVSYTSKENTVLRAALNPEIVSVIPNAVDPTDFTPDPSQRDSNTITIVVVSRLVYRKGIDLLSGIIPELCQKYPNLHFIVGGEGPKRIVLEEVRERYQLHDRVCLLGALEHQDVRNVLVRGHIFLNTSLTEAFCMAIVEAASCGLQVVSTKVGGIPEVLPENLIILCDPSVKSLSNGLEKAITQLKSGSLPSPEIIHNQVKTFYTWRNVAERTEKVYDRVAGEMVLPMGKRLDRLISHCGPVTGCIFALLSVLSFLFLMFLRWLTPDYLIDSAVDATGPCGAWTPQNFRKKRETLNSNS